The segment GTTGATCCGGGTGAAGGAGAAGGTGCTGGTGGTGGAGTCGTTCCAGGTGTAGGTCTTGCTGCCGGTCGGGAAGTTCAGCAGGTCGGTGCAGGTGAGCGTGGTGGTGTAGTGGTCCGAGGCGGTGGCGGAGGTGTAGCCGGTCGGCAGGCCGGTGCACGTCCAGGAGGTGCTCGCGTCGACGGTGACGCTCTGCGCGGTGTCGGTGACCGCCGGGCTGTAGGTGGCGGTGGTGCTCGCCGCGCAGTCGAGCAGCACGGTCTGGCCGTGAGCGGTGCCGGCCGGCACCAGCACCGCGGCCAGGACGGCGGCGGCCAGGGCGGGGACGGAGCGGGCGGTGGCGGAACGGCGCGGGGTACGCATGGGTGCCTCCGTACGGTGGTGCGTGCTGGGGTCCCCCCATGATGGGCCGTCGGACCGCCGGGCGACAGCCGCGTGTCCGGTCCGCCGCACGCCCCGGGGGCGCCCGGGGCTCAGGTGTCGCTCACCCGTCACTCCAGTGGCAGGCCGCCGTGTGGCCGTCGCCCGGCTCGGCCGTCGGCGGCTCGGTGGCGCAGCGGGCCTGCCGGGCGGGCGGGAGGGTGGTGTGGAGGGGGCAGCGGGCGCGGAACGGGCAGCCGGTGTGGCGGGCGGTCGGGGACGGCGGGTCGCCGGCCAGCAGCAGGCGGGGGCGGGCCCGTTCGGCCGCCGGGTCGGGCAGCGGGACGGCCGCCAGCAAGGCCCGGGTGTACGGGTGGCGGGGGCGGCCGAGCACGTCGGCGGCCGGTCCGGACTCGACGGTGCGGCCCAGGTACATGACGGCGACCCGGTCGGCGAGGTGCCGCACCACCGACAGGTCGTGCGACACGAACAGGTAGGCCAGGCCGAGTTCGGCCTTCAGCTGCTGGAGCAGGTTGACCACCCCGGCCTGCACCGAGACGTCCAGCGCCGAGACCGGCTCGTCCAGCACCAGCAGGTCCGGCCGGACGGCGAGCGCCCGGGCGATCGAGATGCGCTGCCGCTGGCCGCCGGAGAACTCGTGCGGGTAGCGGTCGGCGTGCGCCGGGTCCAGGCCGACCTGCCGCAGCAGCGCCGGGACGCGGCGGCGGGCCTCGGCGGTCGGCACCCGCTGGGCGAGCAGCGGCTCGGCCAGGACGTCGCCGACCGGCATCCGCGGGTCGAGCGAGGCCGCCGGGTCCTGGAAGACCATCTGCACCCGGGGCCGCAGCCGCCGGACGGCGGCCCGGTCGAGCGTCCCGGTGTCCTGCCCGAGCAGTTCGATCCGGCCGCCCTGCGGCGCGGCCAGCCGCAGGATCTCGGACAGCGTGGTCGACTTCCCCGAGCCGGACTCGCCGACCAGCCCGAGCGTCTCCCCCCGCCGGACGTCCAGGTCCACCCCGTCGACGGCGTGCACCTCGCCGCCGCGCCGCCGCAGCACCCCGCCCCGCCGCCCGGCGAAGCTGCGCCGCAGCCCCCTGACCACGAGCACGGGCTCCCGCCCGTCCCCCGCCCCCGGCACGGCGGCGGGCAGCGCCGGCACCGGGTACACCTCGGCGGGCGCGGGCCGCACGGCGGCCAGGTGCGCCGCCCGCACGCACGCCGCGAGGTGCGCGTCGGCGGCGGGCGGCAGCGGCTCGGCGGCCGGGGCCGGGGGCGCTGCCAGGAGCACCGAAGCCTGTGCGCCTTCGAGGCCCGCCAGGGCCGGTTCGGCGTCGTGGCAGCGGGCTTCGGCGAGCGGGCAGCGGGGGGCGAAGGCGCAGCCGGGGGCGGGCGGGTCGTCGGGGGTGGGCGGGCGGCCGGGGATGGGGACGAGCGGGCCGCCGGGGCCGTCGAGGCGGGGGACGGCGCCGAGCAGGCCGAGGGTGTAGGGGTGCCGGGGGGCGGTGAAGAGGTCGTGGACGGGGGCGGTTTCGACGATCCGTCCGGCGTACATGACGGCGACCCGGTCGGCGGTGCCGGCGATCACGCCGAGGTCGTGGCTGACCAGGACGAGGGCGGCGCCGGTCTCGCGCCGGGCGGTGCGCAGGACGTCGAGCACCTGGGCCTGGATGGTGACGTCGAGGGCGGTGGTGGGTTCGTCGGCGAGCAGGACGTCCGGATCGTTGGCGACAGCCATGGCGATCATGGCGCGCTGCCGCATGCCGCCGGAGAACTCGTGCGGGAAGGCGTCCAGGGCGCGGGCGGGGTCGGGGAGGCCGACCAGGTCGAGGAGTTCGGCGGCGCGGCGGCGGGCGGCGGCGCGGCCGAGGTCCTGGTGGACGCGGAGGGCTTCGGCGATCTGGTCGCCGATCCGGTGGACGGGGGTGAAGGCGGAGAGCGGGTCCTGGAAGACCATGGCGATCCGGCGGCCCCGGACGGCGGACAGCTGCCGGTCGGGCAGGCCGAGCAGTTCGCGGCCGTCGAGGCGGACGGAGCCGCGGACGCGGGCGCCGTCGGGCAGCAGGCCGAGGAGGGCGAGCGCGGTGACGGACTTGCCGGAGCCGGACTCGCCGACCAGTCCGAGCGTCTCGCCGCGCCACAGGTCGAGGTCGACGCCGCGGACGGCCGGGTGGCCGTCGAAGTCGACGCCGAGGTCGCGGACGCTGAGCAGCGGGACGGTCATGCGGCACCCCCACGGCGCGAACGGCGGAAACGGCGGGAACCGCGCGAACCGCGCGAACCGCGCGAACCGCTCGGACGCCGGGAACGGCGGTCGCCGGCGGCCGTCGGGTCGAGCGCGTCGCGCAGCCCGTCGCCGACCAGGTTGACGGCGAGCACGAACAGCACCAGCAGTCCGGCGGCGAAGTAGAACAGCCAGGGGAAGACCGGGGCCTCGGCGGCGCCGGCGGCGAGCAGGGTGCCGAGCGAGACGTCGGGCGGGCGGACGCCGAAGCCGAAGTAGGAGAGCGCGGCCTCGCTCATCACGGCGCCGCCGACGGCGACGGTGGCGTCGACGATCAGGAAGGAGGAGACGTTGGGCAGCACGTGCCGCCAGATGGTCCGGAACGGTCCGACGCCCATGTAGCGTGCGGCGGCGACGAATTCGCGTTCCCGGAGCGAGCGGGTCAGCGAGCGGACCACCCGGGCGGTGACCATCCAGTTGAAGCCGGCCAGCAGCAGGACGAAGGCGATCCAGCCGCTGCCGCGCAGCCGGGGCGAGAGGACGGCGATCACCAGGAAGGCGGGGAAGATCAGCATCAGGTCGACCAGGAAGGTCAGCAGCCGGTCGGTCCAGCCGCCGAAGTACCCGGCGCAGGCGCCGACCAGGGAGGCCAGTCCGGTGGAGAGGACGGCCACCAGCAGGCCGATCGCCAACGACTTCTGCAGGCCGCGGACGGTCTGCGCGAACACGTCCTGGCCGAGCCCGTTGGTGCCGAACCAGTGGGTGGCGGACGGGGGTTGGCGCAGCGCGGTGTAGTCGGGCGCGGCGTAGTCCCAGGGGGTGAGCCAGGGCCCGGCGAAGGCGAGCAGGAACAGCAGCGCCAGGACGGCGAGCCCGGTGAGCGCCCCGCGCGAGGCGGCGAGCCGGGCGGCGGCCAGCCGCAGCCGCCCGCGCGGGACGACGGGGTCGGCGGCGTCGGCGGGCTCGGCGGGCTCGGCGGGCTCGGCGAGGGCGGTCGCGGGGGCGCTCACGCGGTCCTCACCCGGGGGTCGAGCGCGGCGTGCAGGGTGTCGGCGAGGAGGCCGGCGGCGAGCACCACCACGGCGGCGAACAGGTTGACGGCGGCGACCGAGTTGACGTCCTGTTCGTTGACGGCCTGGATGAACCACTCGCCCATGCCGTGCCAGCCGAAGACGGTCTCGGTGATGGCGGCGCCGGTGAACAGGCCGAGGAAGGCGTAGGCGAACATCGTGGTCATCGGGATGACGGCGGTGCGCAGCCCGTGCCGGACCAGGGCGCGGCCGCGGGTGAGGCCCTTGGCGCGGGCGGTGCGCAGGTAGTCGGCGCCGAGCACGTCGAGCATGGTGGCGCGCTGGTAGCGGCTGTACGCGGCGAGGCCGCCGAGGGCGAGCGAGAGGGTGGGCAGCAGCAGGTGCAGCGCCCAGTCGGCGAGGTGGGTGCCGAGTCCGCCGGCCAGGTTGGGGGTCTCGTAGCCGGTGAACGGGACGACCTCGTGGCCGGCGGCGTCCTTCGCGGCGATGGCGCCGTTCTTGAGCAGCAGGGCGACCAGGAAGACGGGGGTGGAGAGCAGCACGAAGGAGAACACGGTCAGCAGCCGGTCGGAGATCCGGTACTGGCGGACCGCGCTCCAGGCCCCGGCGGCGACGCCGAGCAGCATGCCGAGCAGGCTGCCGACCAGCAGCAGGCGCAGCGAGACCCAGATCCGGCGGCCGAACTCGTCGTTGACGGCGGTGCCGTGGATGGTGCGGCCGAGGTCGCCGCGGAGCAGTCCGCCGGCCCAGGTGCCGAAGCGTTCGACGACGGGGGTGCGGTCGTTGAGGTTGAGCGCGGTGAGCTGCCGGTCGACGGAGGCGGCGGAGGGGCGCGGCTGCTTGGCCTCGAAGTAGGCGCGCGGGCCGAGCGCGCTGCCGGTGAGGACGTACGACAGGAACACCGCCGCGAGGAGCAGGGCGGCGTAGTAGCCGAGCCGTCCCGCGAGGTATCGCGTCACGGTCTGCCTCCGGTGTGGTTCGCACACCTGGGGAACATGGGCATTTGCCTTCGCTAGTACGGGTTTTGACGCACTTTCGCGCAGCAGTTGTACGCCATGCCGGGCGGTCCGTCCAGGGTTCGGCGGGTCGCCGGGTCCGGGCGGCCCGGTGAACCCAATGGTCAGAGTGGATCAGACGAGTGCGGACGGCGCGTTTCCGTCGTGTTGCACCGCGTTTCTTTTCGATCAGTTCCGCGCACCACCCTGGCGACCGGACTGACGGGCTGTTACGTTCGGCCCGCCGACATCGTTTTGGCTGCCCACAGTCAAGCTCCGCCACACCTGGCGGCCCCGACTCTTCGAGATCCGAGGACTCCCCCGATGCGCAGACCGCCCGCTCCCCGCCCCACCGGACACCGCACCGGTCGCGCCGCCGCCGCGGCCCTGGCCGTGCTGCTCGCCGCGACCGCCTGCAGCTCCGCGGGCGGCGGGTCGGCCGACGTGGCGAAGACGGTGGCCCCCACCGTGGACGCCGAGGACAACAACCCGCAGCCGCCGGAGAACGTCAAGGACGGCGGCGAGCTGCGGCTGCCGCTCCAGCAGTGGATCACCCAGTGGAACCCGTACCAGGTCGACGGCCGGTACGGGGACGCGGTGGAGATCATGTACTACACCGAGGCCAAGCTCTTCCGGGTCGACGCCAAGGGCGTCTTCCACCCCGACCCCTCGTACCTGGTCTCCGCCGAGGTCACCTCCACCTCGCCGCAGGTGGTGACGTACAAGCTCAACCCGAAGGCGGTCTGGTCGGACGGCACCCCGATCGGCTACCGCGACTTCGCGGCGGTCTGGAAGGCGTCCAACGGCAAGGACCCGGCGTACAACATCGCCGACCCCTCCGGCTACGAGCAGATCTCCGCCGTCGAGCAGGGCAAGGACCCGGGCGAGGTCAAGGTGACCTTCGCCGAGCCGTACGCCGACTGGCAGAACCTGTTCAACCCGCTGCTGCCGGCCGCCGGGATCTCCGCCCCGGCAGACTTCAACGAGGGCTGGGTGGAGAAGGTCCCGCTGTTCGGCGGCCCGTTCGTGGTCTCCAAGGCCGACAAGACCGCGCAGACGATCACCCTGACGCCCAACCCGCACTGGTGGGGCCCGAAGCCGAAGCTGGACCGGATCACCTACCGGGTGCTGGACGCCGCCGCGATCACCCAGGCGTTCCTGAACAACGAGACCGACTTCGCCTCGGCGGGCAGCGCCGCCTCGTACGGCCAGCTCAAGGACGCCCCCGACGCGGCGATCCGCACCGGCACCCCCTGGGACGAGGTGCACATCTCCTTCGGCGGCAACGGCCCGCTGGCCGACCAGAAGGTCCGGCAGGCGCTCGGCCGGGCGCTGGACCGCGCCTCGCTGATCAAGATCGCCAACAAGGGCGTGCCGGTGGAGTTCAAGCCGCTCGGCAACCACCTGTTCATGACCAACCAGAACGGCTACCGCGACAACTCCGCCGACTGGGCCGCCTACGACCCGGCCACCGCGAGGAAGTGGCTGGACGAGGCCGGCTGGAAGGACGCGGGCGGCAGCCGCAGCAAGGACGGACAGCCGCTGGAGCTGCACTACGTGCTGAACGACAGCTCCAACCAGGCCCAGGCCGACCTGGCCACCGCCGTGCAGAACATGCTCCAGCAGGTCGGCGTCAAGCTGACCGTCGACAAGGTGCCCAGCAAGGAGTACTTCACCAAGTACATCAACCAGGGCAAGTTCGACCTGGCCAGCTGGCGCAACACCGACTCCTTCCCGCTCTCCCAGACGGTGTCGATCTACCGCGCCCCGCAGGGCGACAACGTGTTCGGCAACTACTCGAAGCTGAGCACCCCCGAGATCGACGCCCTGCTGCGCAAGGCCGCCGCCACCCTCGACCCGGCCGCCGCCGCCGAGCTGTACAACCAGGCCGACGCGAAGATCTGGGAACTCGGCCACACCCTGGAGCTCTACCAGCGCCCCAGCATCGTCGCCGTCCGCAAGGGCCTGGCCAACTACGGCGCGGGCAGCCTCGCCAGCACCGTGATCACCTCGGTCGGCTGGCAGAAGTAACCCGCACCGGGGACGGCGGACGGGCCCGGCCTCGGCGGACGGTGCTCAGCGGTGCTTGAACTCCTCCAGCGCCGCGAGCACCGTCCGCCGCAGCGCCTCGCTGCCGACGTGCCCGGAGTCGTCGAAGACGTGCAGCCGGGCGTCCGGCCAGACCCTGGCCAGCTCCCAGGCGGTCTGCACCGGGCTGCCCATGTCGTACCGGCCGTGCGCCAGGACGCCCGGGATGCCCTTCAACCTGTGCGCCCCGCGCAGCAGTTGGTCCTCGGCCAGCCAGGCGCCGTGGCTGAAGAAGTGCGCGCAGATCCGGACGAAGGCGATCCGGTCGTCCGCCTCCCGGTCCCCGTACATGCCGGGGATCCCGTTCGGCTCGCCGGTGATCACCGCGTCCTCCCAGGCCAGCCAGGCGTCCGCGGCCGCCGCCCGGACCGCCCGGTCCGGGTCCTCCATCCGCCGGGCGTAGGCGGCCAGCAGCGCGTACACGTCGCCGTCCCAGGTGTGCTCGGGGACGGCGGCCCGGAAGCGGTCCCAGGCTTCGGGCCGGAACGCCGCCACCCGGTGGTAGAGCCAGTCGGTCTCGGCCGGGCGGGTCGTGGTGACCGCCTGGATCACGATCTCGCTGACCCGCTCCGGGTACCGCTGCGCGTAGGCCAGCAGCAGCGTCGACCCCCAGGAGGCGCCGTTCAGCAGCCAGCGCTCGATGCCGAGGTGCTCGCGCAGCCGCTCCATGTCGCCGACCAGGTGGTCGGTGGTGTTCAGCGCCATGTCGGCCGCCGGGTCGGAGGCGTGCGGGGTGCTCCGCCCGCAGTTGCGCTGGTCGAAGCGGACCAGCCGGTAGCGCTCCGGGTCCCACGCCCGGGTGGGACGGTCCGGCGTCCCCGCGCCCGGGCCGCCGTGCACGTACAGCGCGGGCTTGCCGGCCGGGTTGCCGAGCTGCTCGTAGTAGATCCGGTTGCCGTCACCGGTGTCGAGGAACCCGCGGTCGTAGGGGCCGGTCGGCGGGTACAGCAGGTCGTCCATGGAGGTCGATGGCATGACCGGCCATCCTAACTTCCCTACCGGAAACGGCAAATGAATACCCGTCACCCGGCTCCCGGGACGAGCCGGAGAGCCGGGGAGGCGCCGGGTGGCCGGGGTCGGAACCGGTCAGGCTTCCTTGGCGACCGGTCCGGCCGCGGCCTCGGCGTTGCGGCGGGTCTTGGCCCAGCCGTTGCGGCCGCTGAGCATCCGGCCGACGGCCCGCCAGGAGACCACGTACAGGAACAGCAGGTAGGCGGGGTAGACCAGGCCCCAGCCGAGCGCCCGCCAGAAGCCGGTGCCCGGTTCGCACTTGCGCCGGTAGATCGGGCCCCAGATGACGAACTGGCCGACCGCCATCACCGCGTACAGCAGCAGGCCGCGCCAGCCGCCGTCGGAGAGGTAGTCGAGGGCCGCCTCGGGGTGGCGCTGCCAGGAGAGCACCAGGGCGATCATCGGGAGGGGGTAGAGCAGCGCGCCGAGCAGTTGGAGCCAGGGCTGGCAGAGGAAGAAGGTGAGTTCCAGGAAGCCGGTGTTGGGGATCCGGTTGCTGCGCCAGATCGCCGGGATGTAGCCGAGGCACTGCATGACGCCCTGGGCCCAGCGGGTGCGCTGGGTGAGGAAGCGCTTGGTGTCGAACAGCGCCTCCTGCTCGACGTAGGTGTCGGCGCAGAAGGAGTTGATCCAGCCGACCAGCATCAGGTGGATGCCGAGCTCGAAGTCCTCCAGCAGGCGGCCGGTCCAGGGGCGGCCGCGCTCGGCGTCCAGGTCGTCGAGGGCGGCGAGGCGGACGAACTGGCCGTTGCCGCCGAGGCAGACCGTGCGGGAGGTCTTGCGGGCGTGCTGGAGGGCGGCGACCGGGGCGCGGAACTCCAGGTCCTGCATCCGGATCAGCAGCCGGCTGTAGAGGTTGCGCACCGCGCCGCCGTCGGGGGCCGGGCGGGCGTCGTCCCGGTTCATCATCCGGACCTCGATCTGCACGCCGCCGATGTCGGCGCGGCCGAGGAAGCGGCGGGCGGCGATGTGGTCGAGGCAGCCGGGCGCGGGGCGGCCGTCCGCGTCGAAGACGCCGACCACGACCCGGGTCCGGTCGGTGCCGGGCGGCAGCGCGGCGCACAGCGCGTCGTACGCGGCGTTCAGCGCCTCGCCCTTGCCGAGCCGGGCGTTGGGGCGGCGGCGCTGGACGAGGTGGATCGCCGGGTCCTGGATCGCGGCCCAGCGGACGATGTCGCCGGTGCGGTCCTCCGAGTCGTCGTCGATCACCCAGATGTGCGCCTCGGGGCAGGAGCGGCGCAGGTAGTGCAGGGTGTCGCCGATCACCGCCTCCTCGTCCCGGCAGGGCACGAACAGGTGCCACTCGTAGTCGGCCGCCTTGCCGGGCCGCCGGGTGCGGCGCACCAGCAGCGGCAGCACCAGCGTCAGCAGGTACAGCGGGAAGAGCAGGCTCAGCACGAGGCTGAGGTCGGAGAGCAGGCCCAGCAGGCCGGAGGGCTCGGAGGACGTCACAGGGCTTCCAGGTCGGTGGGCGGGTCGCCGCCCGGTAGAGGGGGGTGGTCCGGCCGGCCGGGCCGGCCGGACCTGGGGGCGGGATCAGCCCTGGGCGCGGCTTATCCGCGCGTAGCGCATCATCAGCACGCCGCCGAGGACCAGGCCCACGGCGAGGACGGTCATCACGATGCCGGGCACGCCGAAGCCGCCGGTGTAGGCGAGTTCGCCTCCGCCGAGGACCACTCCGGCGCCGACGGCGCCCTTTCCTGCCGACCCGTACACGGGGCCTCCTTCTCGTCGGGGAGCCCGCCGGCGGTTTCCCCGGTGGGCTCCGGCCACCGCCGCGCGGTCACGGGCGGCTGCTGGGGGGTGGGGCTCAGTGGCCGGGCGCGTCGCCCGGCAGGGGCGCGCCGTCGGCCAGGGCCACCGCGATGGCGCGGATCCGTTCGGAGGCGCGGCCGTCGCCGTACGGGGACGGGGTGTCGCGCAGCCGCCCGGCCAGGCCGTCGTCGGCGAGCAGCGCGCGGGCGGCGGCGGTGAGTTCGGCGCCGGGCTCGACCAGCCGGCTGAAGCCCGCGGCGACCGCCTCGGGGCGCTCGGTGCTGGTGCGGACCACCAGCAGCGGCTTCTTCAGGACGGTCGCCTCCTCCTGCACGCCGCCGGAGTCGGAGACCAGCAGCGCGGCCCGGTCGGCCAGCGCGAGGAAGGTCGGGTGGTCGACCGGGTCGACCACGGTGAGGCCGGCCAGCAGGTGCTCCATGCCGAACTCCTTGACCCGGCCGCGGGTGCGCGGGTGCAGCGGCAGCAGCACCGGGTGGCCGAGCTCGCCGAGTTCGGCGAGCGAGCCGAGCAGCGCGGCCAGCCGGTCGGGCCGGTCGGTGTTCTCGGGGCGGTGCGCGGTGGCGAGCACGAAGTCGGCGGGGGCGCCGAGTTCGCGGACGATCCGGTCCCGTTCGGCGGGGGCGGGCAGCGAGTGCAGGGTCGCCTCGACGACGGTGTTGCCGGTGATCCGGATCCGGTCGCCGTCCGTGCCGGTGGCCCGCAGGTTGGCGGCGGCCTCGGCGGTGGCGGCGCAGTGCGCGTCGGCGAGCACGCCGACCACCAGCCGGTTGATCTCCTCGGGCATCGCCCGGTCGCCGGAGCGCAGCCCGGCCTCGACGTGCACCACGGGGATCCCGCAGTAGTGCGCGGCCTGGGCGCCCGCGGAGGTGCTGTTGGTGTCGCCCTGGACGACGACGGCGCGCGGCGGTTCGGCGGTGAACGCGCGGGCGAGGTCCCGGGTGAGGGTGCCGATCTGGTCGCCGCGGCCGCCGGCCCCGGCGGCGCCGTCGAGGCGCAGCTCGGGCTCGCGCAGGCCGAAGTTGGCGAAGAACGCGCCGGACAGCGCGCTGTCGTAGTGCTGGCCGGTGTGCACGATCCGGCCCCGGTCGCCGAGCAGGCGGATCAGCGGGGCGAGCTTGATGATCTCCGGGCGGGTGCCGAGGACGACGGCGATGTCGCGGGCAGGAGGGGCAGGAGGGGGAGGTGCCATGGTTCTTCCGCCGCGCGTTCCGGTGGTACCGGAGCAGCGGGCGCGGCCTGGCATCCGGGCCGCCCGGGGAGCCGGTGAGCAGCATCGCTGATCATATGAAAGGTATGAACCTCTCTTATGCCAATCGCGCCCGATTGTGACGAAGTCGTGTTGGACGTGTAGAAACTCACATCCATTCGACTACCGCGCGTCACGGCCCCCGGACACCCCCGCCGTCACCCCCGCAGCGCCCCCGCCATCACCCGGGCCCGACAGGGCGCGCAGGCGTGCGCGCCGCGCGGACCGTAGCGGTCGATCGGGGCACCGCAGCCGCCGCACGGGCCGACGTGGGCGATGTGACACTCCAGCAGGACGGCCGCCGCGCGGCGCTCCTCGTCGGTGACCACCAGGCCCCGACGGACCTGCGGGGGGATCACCAGCAGCCGCCGGGGGACGGTGTCCCGGGTGTGCAGGGCGACCGCGCCCGCGTCGGCGTCTGCTCCGGCGTCGGCCGCTGGGTAGCCACGGTGGTGCGCGTGGCGGCGCGAGCGCGGCAGCCGCGGGCCGCCGTGGGCCCGGCCCTCCTCCTCGCGGTAGCGGCAGACCGGGTCGAGCTCCTCGTACGCGTAGTCGACCCCGGCGTCGAACGGCGCGCCCGGGCCGGACGGCTCCTCCTCCGCGACGGTCTCCCGCCAGCGGTCCCGGTCGGCGACCGGCGCCCACATCCGGGCGGCCCCGGCGGCCCCGGCGGCTGCGGCGGCCCCGGGGCGCAGCGGGACCCGCAGCGGGACGAGCTCGCCGGCGGCGCTGGCCCCGACCAGTTCCTCCACGTCCAGCGGGGGCCGGGCCGGGAGGCAGAGCGCGGGCAGGTACCAGCCGGTGTGCATCCGCCCGCACCAGGAGCCGTTCAGCGGACAGGGGCGGGCGCTGCCGCGCACGCACTTCCACTGCTGCAGGTGTCGGACGCCCGCCCGGACCGTCATCCGGGTCGACCGGGAGGCGATCCGCTGCCAGGGCAGGTCGTCCACCCGGGCCCACGGCGCCCGGTCGATCAGCGCGGCCCGCCGGTCGCAGGTCACCCAGAGCGGCACGATGCCGTGCTCGGCGGCCGCCCGCGAGCGCCGGCGCACCGCCTCGGCGCTGATCGGGGCGTACTGCGCGGCCCAGCCGATCCGCAGCCCGCCGGGGCCGGTGACCAGCACGTCGCTGCGGATCCGGCTCCCGCCCCCGGTCCCGTCCGCGCTCCCGCCGCCGCTCCCGCTCCCGCCGCCGCCGCGGGCCCCGAGCTCGTAGCGGCAGCCGTGCCGGTCGGCGGCGCGGGCGATCCGCTCCTGGAGCGCCTTGCGCCGGTCGTCCTCGTCCGGCGTCGGGGTGCGGCGGAGCGGCAGGTGGGCGGCGACCCAGGTGGTGCGTCCACCGACGGTGCGCCGCCGTACGTGCATCCACGGCGAGCGTTCCGCCGCCCGGTCCTCGGCTTCGCAGCGGCCTTCGCGGTGGTGCTGGAGGCATTCCAGGAGTTCGCGTTCGCGCCGGTCGATCGGCGCGGTGATCTCCGCGAGCAGCCCGGGACGGTCGGGGTGGCCCAGGTCGGGCCGGGTGAGGTTGAGCTCGATGCCGTACAGGGTGTGGAACACGCCGTTCGCCATGGCACGAGGCTAATGCGCGCGTCCGCGAATATGAACCGAAATCAGCAGAATCAATTCACCGGCGAATTGAATTCCTTTCCGAAACCTCCGGGAACGGCGACTTCAAGCCGATCTGCCGTCAATTTCCGGCCATTCCACCGGGATTCCGGCGGCGGGCCGCACTGCCTCCACCGCCCGCCGCTACCCCAGACCGAGCGCGGCCCGCAGCCTACCGCGCGTCGCGGCGGCCGCCTCCCGGGTGACCGGGTCGTCGCTGCCGAGAGCGTCGCCCAGCAGCAGATCGGCGGCGGCGACCACGGCGGCCGGCAGCATCACCTCGCGCAGGCCGAGCAGTTGGGCGGCGGCCTGGTGCCCGAGCGACTGCGGGCCGTGCGACGGGTGCCCGCCCAGCTGGTGCCCGCCCGGCTGGTGGCCGTGGGCCTGCGGGCCGTGCGGCTGGCTTCCGTGCTGCTGACTGCCGTGCGCCTGGTGCCCGGACGGGTGGTGTCCGGACGCGTGGTGTCCGAGCTGGTGGGGGCCGGCGGGCCGGCCGTGCGGTTCGGCCGGTTCGGGGACGCGCGGGGGCGTCGCCGCTTGCTGCCCGCCCTGCGGGCGGCGCGGTTCGTTGATCACGGGCATGCTCCGTCCAACGGGTCACGGGCCACGACGGTTACGCGGCCGGGACGATCGGGTGGTCGACGCGGGGCCGTCGGGAGGTCGTTCGGGGCCTCCGGCCGCCCCTCAGGAGGCGTGCCGGTCCGCGACGGCGGGCCCCAGCGCGGGCCGCTCGGCGCGCGGGGCGAGGCTGCGGACCGCGGCGGCCGGGGGCTGCGCGGGTCCGGCGGTGTGCGCGTCCCGGATCCACCGGGCCAGCGCGTGGGCGAACTCGGG is part of the Kitasatospora setae KM-6054 genome and harbors:
- a CDS encoding glycosyltransferase family 2 protein, with the translated sequence MTSSEPSGLLGLLSDLSLVLSLLFPLYLLTLVLPLLVRRTRRPGKAADYEWHLFVPCRDEEAVIGDTLHYLRRSCPEAHIWVIDDDSEDRTGDIVRWAAIQDPAIHLVQRRRPNARLGKGEALNAAYDALCAALPPGTDRTRVVVGVFDADGRPAPGCLDHIAARRFLGRADIGGVQIEVRMMNRDDARPAPDGGAVRNLYSRLLIRMQDLEFRAPVAALQHARKTSRTVCLGGNGQFVRLAALDDLDAERGRPWTGRLLEDFELGIHLMLVGWINSFCADTYVEQEALFDTKRFLTQRTRWAQGVMQCLGYIPAIWRSNRIPNTGFLELTFFLCQPWLQLLGALLYPLPMIALVLSWQRHPEAALDYLSDGGWRGLLLYAVMAVGQFVIWGPIYRRKCEPGTGFWRALGWGLVYPAYLLFLYVVSWRAVGRMLSGRNGWAKTRRNAEAAAGPVAKEA
- the wecB gene encoding non-hydrolyzing UDP-N-acetylglucosamine 2-epimerase; protein product: MAPPPPAPPARDIAVVLGTRPEIIKLAPLIRLLGDRGRIVHTGQHYDSALSGAFFANFGLREPELRLDGAAGAGGRGDQIGTLTRDLARAFTAEPPRAVVVQGDTNSTSAGAQAAHYCGIPVVHVEAGLRSGDRAMPEEINRLVVGVLADAHCAATAEAAANLRATGTDGDRIRITGNTVVEATLHSLPAPAERDRIVRELGAPADFVLATAHRPENTDRPDRLAALLGSLAELGELGHPVLLPLHPRTRGRVKEFGMEHLLAGLTVVDPVDHPTFLALADRAALLVSDSGGVQEEATVLKKPLLVVRTSTERPEAVAAGFSRLVEPGAELTAAARALLADDGLAGRLRDTPSPYGDGRASERIRAIAVALADGAPLPGDAPGH